ttcactcaaaaatgaaaattctctcatcatttactcaccctcatgccatcccagatgtgtatggctttctttgttctgcagaacacaaatgaagatttttagaagaatatctcagctcttttggtccataaaatgcaagtgaatgggtgccacaattttgaagctccaaaaatcacataagtcagcataaaagtagcctaatccatgtgactccagtggttaaatccgcttcttcagaagagatatgataggttgggtgagaaacagtccatttttactataaattctcctccctgctcagtcaatctccactttaactttcactttcttcttcttttgtttttggtgattcacattcttcatgcatatcgccatctactgggcagggagaagaatttctagcaaaaatttacttaaatattgatctttttctcatccacatctatcatatcacttctgaagacatggattaaacctctggagttttatggattacttttgtgctgcctttatgtgctttttggagcttaacatttttggcatccattcacttgtattgtctggacctacagagctgaaatgaaTTACTGTCATGTAAAAGATTTTATTCTGAATGGATAAATATATGTACAGAGTCTCCTTTCAAACAGAATGCACACTGTGCACAGTATTATCTTTATTTCACATGTGGGTTTCTTACAATAATTACAGTACCATTACAATTCATATAAGCAAGTACAGTATGGAttatttagatttaacatttgcTTGCTAATTTGCAACAATGCAATATTACAGCATTGAAGTAGAAATACGTATAAGGGAAACAACTAACTGAAATAATAAGAATGAAATAATAAAGGCATGATTTTTAATCTTCTATAGATATTCAGTAAGCGTGATTAATATACTTACACATTCACGTGAAAATGAGAATTTTTCGGAAAGAACAACACTTCAAAACAATCAAACGTTTCCGTCCAAGCACTTAAGCAACAACATGATACCAGACTTTATTcagtttcattattttaataacaaaataaataatacagaagataaataaatgtcataaaatgactgaaatatagCAGAACGCTGCAGTCTCTGTCATCATCATTAATTCATCTCATTTTATCTGGAAAAGATAAAACATTTAGGAACAGTTCTCTGGTGATAATTATGATTCTTTCTTCACTGAAATACCTATTGATTCCTAACctctatttaatattttcatggaAATATGGAACTCGTGGCATATGACAGCTGGCTGGATTGTCACATCCCATGTAGTTTTACCGAATACAAACATCCTGCAGAAACATTTCTTCATAGAATTATCTAGGCATAACATGTGTGGTCTGTCAACACCGACTTCTGCATTGATCAGCTTGAAAAAATCTCATTTGATTTGTTACATGATAAACCcactcatttatttaaataatttcatttaatagTCAAGTTACTTAACTTATCCTGCCACTGCATCAACCAGTTATTGATTTTGCTACAAAAAACGTGCTGGCACGCAGTtagcagatttgagaggttgtaagtgctgatttgtggttgtactgcgaaagtGAATtgaagtacaaaagtaaatatgtaatacatgGTTGTGTCTGTTGTTGTATTTGtgtaaatgtcattttacacatttgtgactatttgtctacaactttgaattcaaaacacaggtttttaaataatgtctgtgagtgcagattgcaacattcaacttcagatttttattttacaagtgttCACATCattgctgtgagtgtaaatttcatctTTAAgcttacaaatataaatatttattgtacaagttctcaaatccaaatctacaagctcttgagTTTGCAACAAATTTACCTTCATAATATCTGATGATATCTCACCACCATCAGGCTTCTTTATGGGCACCAATATGTCTTTCAGCCaaagacaaaaatagaaaaatactaGAAATTTCTGGTCCTATTTTGAGATTGGTTGGGATGGTCTACAGCCCTCCCTCAAACTTTGCAACACACAGCTTGAATTGCTgaattgcttttaaccaatgaagaaatgaatcataaaaaataatgtttgacTGGATAGGGAAGACTCACGTTTGGGTGGTCTCAGCCCACCAGTGCCCATGCCTACGTCCGGCTGTTCCCACCACTACTGACAACACAGACTATCTGAACAACTCAACTCACTCATAACACATTAAAGATAGTCTTTTATTGCCACCTGCTGGCCTAAATCTTTAATTTCTCAGGGATGAATAAAAATCTCCACCTCTAGCTCTCTGTACTGCTCTCATTGCTCtggtgatacaaacagtaaaacaaaCCAGTGCTAGTGGACttttatcagcactcttggaaagcCTCTCGTACAATCAGATTCGAGGAGcgaaataaatgacttcatatgcCCAGATAATATTAGTTCTAGCTCTGGATGACTTCaggtttgtttttcttcacattttgttgATTGATGTTAATTAACTAGACCATCATCAGGAGATCTATTGCAACATATGTTATTTATACACTGTACAATTACTGTACCTTCtaggtcatttaaaaaaacaaagtatTTAAACCATAACAATTTCAATCTTGTAACATTCACtgaagcatttatttgtgttTGTAAAGTTCATAATTTCACATTTCACACCATTATGGCACCAAAAGACATATATGGAATGGATTTGCAGAAATAGTGTTGACTGCACTGAGTACACACGATTTTCCTGCTAACGTACAACATATTCTGAAGGTGGAATTGCATTCCACTTgctcaaataaatcatattttgatCAGAAAAATAGTCTTAAGAATTTGAATCCTTTCACATTTCTCACTGCAAAGCAACCAAAAATAATTATGAACAATAACCAAATGCCACTTGTGTAAATATGTTGTGGCAGCTGTCTGCTCATTTCTGAGCTTAAAGGTCTATTTAGTGAATACAGATATTGAAAGATGAATATAATGCCCCCATTTATTCAGACaaattaaaactgaattattattagAAAATACAATGAATCAATGGAGAAGCGACTTCAGATGCATGGCTGTTGAACTAAAGAGTAAAAATTTCCATCCCTCGTTTTGCCATACTTGGGAACATGGCACAGATAACCATGACGGGTGCTGAAAAGCTTCCCTGCAAGGCCGGTACTCTTCCCACTAGCAGGTGTCAAAGAACACATCATTAGAATACAATAACAAAAATGTCCAGATTTTAATcttaattaaaacaaaactttAATTGTGTTTAGTTTCTGAGACAGATTAAATTCATCGTCAGTTAGAGACTGCAAACTCAACTTTTAAGATTTTTCGCAAGATTTCAAATGttgaatataaaacaaaaacttCATAAAACCTGCAAAATGATACATACTGTAAAACTCCTTACTTTAAAAGATGAGTGTTATAATGCTGTTTTTATTGCCACTAACCTGCACACATAGTTATATCTCTTTGTTTCCTCATACTCAAACATGTTCGACTGTGCCCCCTCCATCCATTTCCAACCACGTCCTTGACAGGGATCAACCAGAACCTGCAGATACATATATACAATAGTTTCTGAAGAACAATCATCTTCTCCTTGACCAGTGTCTGTTAATTGTTTAATGTGCTTATCGGTACTGTTTTGAGGATGGTAACTTTTTGTTAGTCTTGAAGagtttgtataaaaaaataaaaaaaaacatgatacgtGATATGGTGTCCCACAAAGGCCAATTCTTCCTCtcttattttcattatatatgaTGCCTCTAGGTAACATAACTCGTACACATaagataaataatatttatttgttgattatttatttgtatctgtAGAGCCCAATGACACAGGATCACTGACTGACAATTAGTCTGTCCAGCATTGTACAGTGGATAACAActttttgaaaatgaatgaagataaaaataaaattttattgttGGCCAAAATCATGAGAAAATTACTAGACACTAGTGCAGTACAGTCAAAGACAGAAGTGAAGATCCTTGGTGTCATTTTAAACAGTGAAATGAATTCTAAGTCTCATATAAATAACAACTTGCATTTTTCATCTTAGAAATCTTGCCCAAATTCGATCTTTTATCTCATTAGATAATGCAAAGAGACTAAGAAACTAATGACTTGACTACTACAATGCACTCTATACTGGTTTGCCAAAGAACTCAATAAACTACTAGTACAAAATGCTGCAGCTCAAGTGCTTTCAAGATCCAGTAAGACAGACCACTTTACACCTATTTTAGCTCATTTGTACAGTACAAGGTTGATTTTAAGgttcatttattgttttttttaaagcactgaaTGACTTAAAACCTTCATAAATTGTTGACCGTCAAAATATGTTCAAAATCGTTGTTTGTTTACCTTATAGCTTCCGGCAAGATATTCTTTCCAAGCATACTCATATTTGcagtatttattttgtacaaatccaCTGTGCCATGCTCCATTCGGTCCGATGGCTTTGCACACAGCGAGGTTGGTTTTAGAGCGAACAGCATCTGTAAACCACAAGCATGactgtcattttttaaattttttttattctggttGTGCAATTTTATAGACACAAACAGAAATTTCTTAAAATTGACCTATATTTGCAGAATTCATGCTGGAAATCAAGTGCTTAATAAATGTTAAGAGATATATTAGTgataacaaatgtatttattttcttgcTTGTTACGATGAGATATTTCCTGCCTCCTGAGTGATGtgaatttaaaagttttttattttctttaagtgGTTTAAATTGTTTCGCTACAAATATGCAAATCTGCATTGATACTCCTTTATTACACTTTTACATTGTAAtcttttttcttcaataaaaaagaaagaaagagagaatgttcGTAAGAGCAAAGCAGAGCCGGTCATCGCAATGGAGGGATCTTACAATCTGAGGGTACGTTTTTGAATAATTAACAGtattaaacattttttgtaaaactCCAACACTTATCAGTATGTTTTCCTTCACTGATATACTAACGCATATAATTGATGAAGACCACTTTCCACTCGACAATGTAACGTTTTACCAGGTATCTGTACAGGCAGTGGTCCATTAGTGTGATATCTAAATGATCAACATTCATTATTCTTTTAGCTGAAGCAAGTTCGCTAATTGTGATCAATAATTAAGgaaaaatgtacagtcagccggtcattatcttaaaataaaccatgacaaGGTGATCAGGGCCCCAACGCGAAGCAGTCTTTTATTATCACACTGAATGAGGTTTATTTTAAGATAATGGCCGGCTGAAGGTACATTTTACCTTAATTATTGATCATCACTAACCCAGCCTCCAATCACAGTGAGAACAAcagctctttatttttattttaacatttaaaatactttgTGGACATTTGATAAAATATCAAAGTGTCAGTATCATCAAAAAATCAATGCGTGCGTGCACGAGCAGTTTATGTTCCTTTGTgccattaaaagtttatgttgattgttcagccggttcccgcctcctccttgcccatcctgtgaaTACGTTACAATGATGTTGTGAATAGCtaatttaattgtaataaattatgGGTCTTTGACATTGCAATTACATTGCCAAATAGTAAAATATATAAAGATATTAATGATATAATGAAAAAAGATACCGTACATGCATTTGAAGATATTGTCACATTGAAATTAAGAATCTGCATAATCTAATGTGAGTATCTGTACATACTGTAGGGCACATCTCTGGTCAGAATCCACTGGAGATCCTGGCTCCTGCAGCCCTGGTATGCATCTCCTTTCCATGGGCTCACACAGGTACAGCTCCTCCTGTGACTGGTGGAGGAGCATTTGGCATTCACTCCGCAGGGTGAAACCAGGCATGCATCACGACATGTGCCAGAGGTGCAGACCTCCTCGTCCTTACAGACGCTGTTGTCTGTGCACTTGTCACACTGCTTTGGTGTGAAGGATGGACAGGGTGACTTTGAGCACCTGTAGTTGGAGAGCAGAGGTTGAGAGGTCCAGCCAGATGGGCAGGGGGCCTTGCAGATGGTGgatccattttctgagctgcacTGAACTCGACCCTTTACCTTCTCAGTGTAGCACACTGGAAGGGCACTCCACTGCCCTCCGGAGCACAGCACAGTCTCTGGGAAAGGCTTGTAGTCACCACGACACTTCAGTTTCACCTGCTGCTGGTGTGTGCTGTGATATGGCTTCTCACAGTGGATGTTCTGAAGGTCCACAGCTTTTAGAACGCCACATCCATTTTTGTTGAAGAGTCTCCACTGATGTGAGACAAAGTGCCTAAAGAACTTCTCCTCAAAATCAATGTCCTCTGATTTCCCAGAGATCAGTATATATTTAAACCATGCCAAAACAGCTTCTTTTTCAAGGGTGAACATGTAGCGTACAAAATAATCGATCTGGTCTCTATAGCCCTTTGTGCACTCTACTGGCTCACCGGGCTGGGTTTGTGAGTCCTGGACCAGTGATTTGCGAAAAACATCCAGAATGTTATGCTTATCTCCAAATCCAGTCCCCATCATCATGTGGTTATAGCTTGTGAGAAAGAATTTAAATGTGTGACCCCCTGTGAACTGAGCTCCAACTTCAGAAACATAGTTTTGTTTGGTTATAGTGCTGTTTTCAAGTAGAGTATGAAGTGTGTTGATGTAGCGAAACTTCTCAACCACATTGCTGTATTTCACAAAGATTTGCGTCCAATGGATATCATGTCGGACAGACTCTATTATTTCTTTTGTAAAATCCTTCAACTCCTTGACACTAAAATAAATTGCAGTCAGATCAGGGACTGGTTGATAGATCAAGTTGTTGATTTGGCCTTCAATAGTGGCATAATCAATCATATCTTGTATTTTCTCCTCACAGGCCGGACCATGGAACATTTTATGGCACTTGCAGAATCCTTGTGTGGTGTCCTTGATGGGTTTACATTCTCCATGATTACAGTTCACTTTTGAGCAAGGAGGCTTCTCCACAATGTTcttactcttgaggaagacaTTAAAGTATCTGTCTTTATTCAAAATACTTAATGATTGACATTTCAGCTCAACGTCTGACACATCTGTCTGTCCATAATCTGATTgttttgcaacagcatgaagaaACTGAATGTGGCTTATTACTTCAGCACCAATCTTATGGAGCATCTCCTCTTTCACTGTTAGACACTTTTGGTTAGTGAATAGTTCTAATATTGCTGTCTGCATACTGGACTTAATGTTGTCTTTAACTTTCTGATCAGCAGTAGTCCCCTTTTCTTGATGAATTAAGTGAACTACTGTTTTTTCTTGGGCAACAAAGCTAATTGACTGTCCAAAAGTAAACTCATTTTTAGCCTCTTTTGAGTGAACAATCACCATCCATTTGTACCAGTGAAACTTGCGCTCCAAATGAGCCTTAATATCTGAAGCTAGCATTTTGATATCTGAGAATTTTTCAGTGCTGAGTGTCTCTGCGTCCTTTTTAGCCCATTTCTCAAAGCCATCAACACACTCAATAAAGGCATCCTTTATGGCTGATAAAGTGTCAGACAGTTGTGTGACTGCTTCTTTTGCTTTTGCTTCAGCATCATAGCCTTTCATTAtgtaataaaacacatttaacttCAGTCCTGATACCATCAGACCGGTGAAGTAGGTGGAGTATTGCACCAGGGCATTAAAATCACCATTTGATTTCTCAATGATGAGCTTCAGAAGATTCTTGTTAAGGCTAACAGAATTGTTCTCAGTGATGTATCTGTATAAATTAGCAATGCTGTTCTCTGTGCCAGTGTTTTCATAGAAAGTGGTGAACCTCTCAGCCAGCCTGCTCTTCTGCTCCTGTGTGGGGGCAGCAGAAGCTTGGTCTATGAATTCTCTCAGCTTGGCCCAGGAGTTCTTGATAACATTCTCATCTTTACCATAACTGCTTGCATAGTCTGTCCATTCTGTATGTGTTTTCAGGGTGGAAATTTGAATTGAGAGAGAGTCAAGTTTCCGGTTGACCTCAGCAAATTGTTCCTTTAATAATTCCTTCACTGGGTCCAGTTTTGGAATGAATGCAAAAATGAAGCTAATTAATGCCCCAATAAATCCAAAACTTGCCGCAACTTTTCCAAAAATATCAAACACTTTGAAGACTTTTTGGATTGTATCTTTCAACTCCTTTGGTTCTGAAACCCACTTAGTCACATCATCAAAACCTTTGAGAAGTTCTTTAGAAAAAGCTATGCCTTTTTCCACTTGATTGATTTGTAGAGTGGTAATGTCAGCTGTGCAGAAACTACTGTACAGAATGAGGTAAAGGATAGTGATGAAGGTCTTTACAGTAGTCATGATGACTTAACCtgttcaaaatatatataaaaaaagaagtcATTCATGACAATATTGAATAATTAATCTAGTGTCaatatatttttcatctggttttaAATGTTTCACAGTCTATTCCTTACTTTTGATTGTAAATATTTGTTAATGACATCTTAAATCACATGCCTACTACACTGCCAAATCTacagtgcttttttattattaatttgtttctttgttcttatttgatTACAGACTGTTGACTTATAACTGAATATTcagttatttgttgtggtatcaaAATAGGTATAGAGAATCGTCACATTTCACTACAACTATATACAGTAGGTATCCAACAATAGTGACCCTTACTACTGTGGgtatacattacaatttaaaattcTCACACATGAGACAGGAGGCGCAAAGGGGCACTTTTGGTACCATCCTTTAGTAGTGTGAAGAAACAGAGTTATAATGATTAAcattgttaaaattattatttgcactgtattttttacattttgatgtgtgaaggtgatctaacaatgcaaaattaattgcagcattaaagttatagctTAGTTAGCTCATAAGTTGGTATGTAGAAAAAAAATGTCCGAATGTCAGCCTTTTTCAATCATGAAAACAGTTGGTTTGTAGATATTAGTTATATAATTATCTTCCTGAAAATCCAAATAAAATACATGGTgaacattcataattttatttgttagcctgaaaaaaaatacaaaacaaaacaaaaaaaaaaaaaaaacagcaatgcatttaattaatgctGTTAACCTGTATTATAATTGACCCGTCTAATCGGTATAGACTAACAAAGAGTGGTTCAATTTAACCCCGCTCATAAGcgtaatgaaatatatatatatgtgcttattttgttattatatgTGATGTGCCTTTAAAGTTACACAGGATGGTGTGGAGTAAACAAAAGCTCAAGTTCTTTAAACCTCATTCACATTGGACTCTGATTTCCAGGGTCAATGCCAGGGAGAAAATTTTCTAAGATGTAGGAATACTTTGGGTATTTAAAATGTTGATGATTCTTACCCAGTTTGTAAATTGTAACAGCAGCAAACATACTAAACCTGAAGTACAATTTCCGTGAGCATCCCACGAAATTTGAGAAGATCAATGTAAGTGAAAATACGGTAGGTACAGGCTAATTAATAATACATAAGAAACAACCAGATACAGTACAATTTTAGCAATTATTTAATGACTCAATATAGCCTTTTAGGTACTCGCCACAGCGCTTGCAACCTTAGGACAGGCCAGCTGTttgtacatacatttattttaaataaagggcaagaacataacaatacagaatttatttattgctattttagaACATATAAGgtttcaaataatacatttttgtttttctacaaaatatagcttttattttaaattttacagcTTGTAGAATTCATGATCGAACAGATGACATCTGCCTCGATGCTTCTCAATGCTTAATCACAGCACAACAGTAGCAtacaatgtgtactgtatattatgttttatttgtaacgtTTAAAAAATGCTtgtcatccaaaaaaaaaaaaaaaaaaaaagaaaaacaccaacAAATAACCAGCAAATAAATAGTGCAATAATTTTTGATTGTAATAAATGCTAATGTCTGAAGAAGAAAAAGCATAGTTTTACCTTGTCGGTAtagttcgttttttttttttaaggaaggtAGGCCCATTAGAATCAAACTAATTTAGGTCTACAAATGCAATTACTGAATCGAATGCACAACTTAACTGTTGCAGGGCAGTATCAttgaaaagtattattttttacatatataattttctattatttaatattaataatattgcaatAATACcgtgatatatttttatttttatttttttgacagttaTCACATTCCGTTTCAGTCTTTATTATCCTTGTGAGGCAATTCAGTTGGTAGACAGCAGCAAATAACATTACCATTAACATTACAAATAACAATtaacaaagaacaaaacaaaaatgatctaCTGAGCTATTTATAAAAGTAGGCTTTACTGTCAGAATAAAATGCAAATCTCATACAGGGACCAGGGAGCTACTCGCCATCCACGCAGACAATGAAATTAATCATCATTTATGTTGTACTATACGCAGTTTATTTGTTTCCAAAAGGATGAAAGAGTGGGCTTCTTGAGAGAAAACGCTGTTATCAGTAAACTCAAGATGCTGTACATTAGACGTCACACCATGATGTCACTTCTGTCTTTACAGGATTGTCTCAGGATGTGTGTGAATGCGAGCACAGATTAAAAATTCTCCcattattttaggtgggcatacactGTGTGATTTTCAGCTGTCGTGCGAGCTTCCGACCGATTTTTTCCAGTCGGGAGAGATTGCGTGAAAAATTGTTGGTGCTCGTGTGGTCGCGACTCGCATCGTGTGAGTGGAGCCGAGTAGCTTATGAGCAGCTCACAACCTCccaataatttttatatataataattcaatTTGTGAGGTGTGTTCGGTTGAACGAGTCAATTAGGtgatctacctgaagttgaccaatgAGGTGTTAAAACTCACATGATCGATGAAAACTGTGTGTTCATTAAGGTTTGTTTTTTTAGGAGAAAATGGttgtgttaaaactgtgttttcccattttattcatgaccacatcactgggaaggattctacagaaatgccatgctgttctctgctcttcaaacaaataatttgccatatgggttgcactagaaaaaaaaagttgtaaaatttccatcatggtctatttttattcatcatacttGCATTCGTTTCAGTTCTAGGGCATCATTTAGGGGGATATAGCATCTGTTTAAATTGTATATGCACACAATAGTGGATATGTGAGAGATATGTTTCAACACACCGAGTgcgagtctggtgaaaccaaggacttctaggttgaaagttccacctgtcaatcaaccacagcGTTgaagcaagattttttttttactttgctacATGTGGCTTTAAAACGCATTTACATGGTCATGACTTCTTCAGCATGTCTGTTATCAAAATG
This sequence is a window from Myxocyprinus asiaticus isolate MX2 ecotype Aquarium Trade chromosome 33, UBuf_Myxa_2, whole genome shotgun sequence. Protein-coding genes within it:
- the LOC127424397 gene encoding SE-cephalotoxin-like, which gives rise to MTTVKTFITILYLILYSSFCTADITTLQINQVEKGIAFSKELLKGFDDVTKWVSEPKELKDTIQKVFKVFDIFGKVAASFGFIGALISFIFAFIPKLDPVKELLKEQFAEVNRKLDSLSIQISTLKTHTEWTDYASSYGKDENVIKNSWAKLREFIDQASAAPTQEQKSRLAERFTTFYENTGTENSIANLYRYITENNSVSLNKNLLKLIIEKSNGDFNALVQYSTYFTGLMVSGLKLNVFYYIMKGYDAEAKAKEAVTQLSDTLSAIKDAFIECVDGFEKWAKKDAETLSTEKFSDIKMLASDIKAHLERKFHWYKWMVIVHSKEAKNEFTFGQSISFVAQEKTVVHLIHQEKGTTADQKVKDNIKSSMQTAILELFTNQKCLTVKEEMLHKIGAEVISHIQFLHAVAKQSDYGQTDVSDVELKCQSLSILNKDRYFNVFLKSKNIVEKPPCSKVNCNHGECKPIKDTTQGFCKCHKMFHGPACEEKIQDMIDYATIEGQINNLIYQPVPDLTAIYFSVKELKDFTKEIIESVRHDIHWTQIFVKYSNVVEKFRYINTLHTLLENSTITKQNYVSEVGAQFTGGHTFKFFLTSYNHMMMGTGFGDKHNILDVFRKSLVQDSQTQPGEPVECTKGYRDQIDYFVRYMFTLEKEAVLAWFKYILISGKSEDIDFEEKFFRHFVSHQWRLFNKNGCGVLKAVDLQNIHCEKPYHSTHQQQVKLKCRGDYKPFPETVLCSGGQWSALPVCYTEKVKGRVQCSSENGSTICKAPCPSGWTSQPLLSNYRCSKSPCPSFTPKQCDKCTDNSVCKDEEVCTSGTCRDACLVSPCGVNAKCSSTSHRRSCTCVSPWKGDAYQGCRSQDLQWILTRDVPYNAVRSKTNLAVCKAIGPNGAWHSGFVQNKYCKYEYAWKEYLAGSYKVLVDPCQGRGWKWMEGAQSNMFEYEETKRYNYVCSGKSTGLAGKLFSTRHGYLCHVPKYGKTRDGNFYSLVQQPCI